From the Nonlabens marinus S1-08 genome, one window contains:
- a CDS encoding phosphatase PAP2 family protein has protein sequence MLNPQSTMQKELIALLKKVKQMLSQTFKRYDDRWPYLITAIVAALVFFAGIKLFIALTEILKSEYLASYDTTISENVALYRSPYLTDYFVFVTNLGDALGYLIVFSVCTLLFYLIFKNWKYVAQLALVMVLALSSNLILKQIINRARPTAEHLVTVETLSYPSGHAMMAMAFYGLLIYLITQFNFRKAYKFLVIFTLIVLILSIGLSRIYLGVHFPSDIAGGFIAGFIWVVFCVMIFNLIKIFRRDPAT, from the coding sequence ATGCTCAACCCTCAAAGCACTATGCAAAAAGAATTGATTGCGCTCTTAAAAAAAGTAAAGCAAATGCTCTCACAAACTTTTAAGAGATATGATGATAGATGGCCCTATTTAATTACTGCAATAGTAGCGGCATTAGTCTTTTTTGCGGGTATCAAATTATTTATAGCGCTTACTGAAATTCTTAAATCTGAGTACTTAGCTTCCTACGATACTACCATCAGCGAGAATGTTGCACTCTATCGCAGCCCATATTTGACAGACTATTTTGTTTTTGTAACAAACCTAGGCGATGCACTGGGATACCTTATCGTCTTTTCAGTTTGTACTCTCCTATTTTACCTAATTTTTAAAAATTGGAAATATGTGGCGCAACTGGCTTTAGTTATGGTTTTGGCACTCAGTTCAAATTTGATTTTAAAACAAATTATTAATAGGGCAAGACCAACGGCCGAGCATCTGGTCACTGTAGAAACCTTGAGTTATCCTAGTGGACACGCCATGATGGCAATGGCTTTTTACGGCCTGCTGATTTATTTAATTACTCAATTCAATTTTAGGAAAGCTTATAAATTTCTTGTCATTTTTACTCTTATCGTGCTCATTTTGAGCATTGGTCTCAGCAGGATCTATTTAGGAGTTCATTTTCCGTCAGACATTGCAGGCGGCTTTATCGCTGGGTTTATTTGGGTGGTTTTTTGCGTCATGATTTTCAATTTGATCAAAATATTTAGAAGAGATCCAGCCACTTGA
- a CDS encoding FAD/NAD(P)-binding protein produces MGEKVYQLSIVGFGARGLHALELFYSSLSRKRNNIQSQTIIFETRKNLGTGLAWDPDQTSANCSNIADRAMDTLHGRQEFTVNNVIVPAFPSYLEWLDEVMEVQVDNEKDSYSPRKVTGAYLAQRARSILEPLQIIRMVELCKERITNIQQSGNQFTLTSMAGKKYSCENVLLALGHLPTRMSNLNKKCLEHAQQSGIRFSNTPCTATAQEIYHDSKTILIKGLGLSMIDVVRMIVKNRGGAFAQESNSIFLKFMGTTDVQIVPYSLDGLAMVPKPIGKRVDDNFNPINAGKAEMLARLKDDIAANKIKTVEDILYPIARIVMKIYKGFEKTYSGQSIEAETGAALVVEWFKNPLTKSDHIMDTSMPIVEYMKLTCKMSHGQIAFSLDYTAGQVWREMQIDMYHLFTYGLLPDLLVAEFIQINEQVKRYSFGPPVATILQLIALQEAGVLNLDFHHDPKIKLSENGYEISNLSQSILCDAMVDSVLPRPNMREITDDLMKSILEKPLAEQFAKHLGIRVSDRAQHLLNSCPVAGLYTIGRNAKGSIYGVDSILECFNSDRMQPVMDDIINRL; encoded by the coding sequence ATGGGAGAAAAGGTATACCAACTGTCGATTGTTGGATTTGGCGCAAGAGGATTGCATGCGTTAGAATTGTTTTATAGTTCGCTTTCGCGAAAGCGAAATAACATTCAGTCGCAAACCATCATTTTTGAGACCCGTAAAAACCTAGGAACTGGACTTGCCTGGGATCCAGATCAAACGTCTGCGAATTGTAGCAACATCGCTGACCGTGCAATGGATACCCTCCACGGTAGACAAGAATTTACCGTAAATAATGTCATTGTTCCTGCATTTCCTAGCTACCTAGAGTGGTTGGATGAGGTTATGGAGGTACAGGTAGATAATGAAAAGGATTCCTATTCTCCTAGAAAAGTTACTGGAGCCTATCTAGCGCAAAGAGCACGATCCATTCTGGAGCCTTTACAAATTATAAGAATGGTAGAATTGTGCAAAGAACGCATAACAAACATTCAACAATCAGGTAATCAATTTACACTGACTTCAATGGCAGGCAAAAAATATTCATGTGAAAACGTGCTACTTGCACTAGGACATTTGCCGACCAGAATGTCTAACCTTAATAAGAAATGCCTAGAGCACGCGCAGCAGTCAGGAATCCGTTTTAGTAATACGCCTTGCACGGCAACGGCACAAGAGATATATCATGATTCTAAGACAATTCTTATAAAAGGTCTAGGTCTTTCTATGATTGATGTGGTACGCATGATTGTTAAAAATAGAGGAGGAGCGTTTGCTCAAGAATCTAATAGTATTTTTTTGAAATTTATGGGAACCACAGATGTGCAAATTGTTCCCTATTCTCTTGATGGTCTAGCCATGGTACCAAAACCGATAGGCAAACGCGTTGACGATAACTTCAACCCTATAAATGCTGGAAAGGCTGAAATGCTGGCAAGATTGAAAGATGATATTGCTGCTAACAAAATTAAAACGGTTGAGGATATTTTATACCCTATCGCTCGTATCGTGATGAAGATTTATAAAGGTTTTGAAAAAACATATTCAGGTCAATCAATTGAGGCTGAAACTGGTGCAGCGCTGGTCGTAGAATGGTTTAAAAACCCGTTGACTAAAAGTGATCACATCATGGATACCTCAATGCCTATTGTGGAATATATGAAGCTCACCTGCAAGATGTCTCATGGGCAAATTGCATTTTCACTGGATTATACCGCTGGACAGGTATGGAGAGAAATGCAGATAGATATGTATCACTTGTTTACGTATGGCTTATTGCCAGATCTACTAGTGGCAGAATTTATACAAATAAATGAGCAGGTAAAGAGATATAGCTTTGGACCCCCAGTGGCTACTATTTTACAACTCATAGCTTTGCAGGAGGCTGGCGTTCTAAATTTAGATTTTCATCATGATCCAAAAATTAAGTTATCTGAAAATGGATATGAAATTTCTAACCTGAGTCAGTCTATACTATGTGATGCTATGGTAGACAGTGTATTGCCAAGACCTAATATGCGAGAGATTACAGATGACCTAATGAAATCCATATTAGAAAAACCATTGGCTGAGCAGTTTGCTAAACATCTTGGTATACGCGTTTCTGATCGTGCTCAACATCTTTTAAATTCTTGTCCTGTAGCAGGACTTTACACTATAGGTCGCAACGCTAAAGGCTCTATTTATGGTGTGGATTCTATTCTTGAATGTTTTAACAGTGATAGGATGCAACCTGTGATGGATGATATCATCAATAGGTTGTAA
- a CDS encoding DUF6266 family protein: MGKIAQGILGGLSGKVGNVIGGSWKGIDYLRIKPASVANPRTAGQVNQRNKFTVTLEFLQAVKPFIKQGYKKLAVKRTEFNAAMSYILNNAISGVEPNFEVFYPDALVSRGGLAAPINGAVDLTTPGEVSFTWDDNSTGGNAYGTDKAMLLVYNPAKKEAVSILDGATRATGSDNVALPSVYAGDDVELFMAFITADGSQVSNSVYLGSGTAQ; this comes from the coding sequence ATGGGAAAGATTGCACAAGGAATTTTAGGTGGGCTTTCAGGTAAGGTTGGAAACGTTATCGGTGGAAGCTGGAAAGGAATTGACTATTTACGCATTAAACCTGCGAGTGTAGCCAATCCGAGAACTGCGGGACAAGTAAACCAAAGAAATAAGTTTACCGTCACGCTTGAATTTTTACAGGCTGTAAAGCCATTTATTAAGCAAGGCTACAAAAAGCTTGCGGTAAAGCGAACAGAGTTTAATGCAGCGATGTCTTACATCCTAAACAATGCTATTTCTGGCGTTGAACCAAACTTTGAAGTGTTTTATCCTGATGCGCTTGTAAGCCGCGGCGGATTAGCGGCACCAATTAACGGTGCGGTTGATTTAACTACACCTGGCGAAGTATCATTCACTTGGGATGATAACTCTACAGGTGGAAACGCCTACGGAACAGATAAAGCGATGCTTTTAGTGTACAATCCAGCAAAGAAGGAAGCAGTTTCTATTCTTGACGGAGCTACGAGAGCAACAGGATCTGATAATGTTGCATTACCGAGCGTTTATGCGGGAGATGATGTAGAGCTATTTATGGCATTTATTACTGCTGATGGTAGCCAAGTATCAAACAGTGTTTATTTGGGTTCTGGTACAGCCCAATAG